GCGTATATTTGACATCGATGACCATAGTTTTCTGCCTTGGCGGTTCTATGGACAACAGCTCTCGATCAACGCCTACCTCTAGGTTTGGCGCGCCACAGGTGCGTCCGCTTTGCAGCCAAAATGCCACAAATTTACCTAACGAACGGGAGTGGACCATGTCCGCCAAAACACTTTATGACAAAATCTGGGATGCCCATGTCGCCCAAGTTGACGAAGACGGCACGACCCTACTTTATATTGACCGCCACCTTGTCCACGAAGTGACAAGCCCGCAGGCCTTTGAAGGTTTGCGCCTAACGAATCGCAAAGTGCGCGCGCCGGATAAAACCATCGCTGTGCCTGATCACAACGTACCAACCACGCTTGATCGCGCCAAAGGTATCGAAAACGAAGAGAGCCGCATTCAAGTTGACGCTCTCGATAAGAACGCCAAGGATTTTGGCATTCACTACTATCCAGTTTCCGACGTGCGCCAAGGAATTGTGCACATCGTTGGCCCAGAGCAGGGCTGGACCCTTCCGGGCATGACTGTTGTTTGCGGCGACAGCCACACAGCGACCCACGGCGCGTTTGGCGCGTTGGCGCATGGCATCGGGACATCGGAAGTTGAGCATGTTTTGGCGACCCAAACGCTGATCCAGCAAAAATCCAAAAACATGAAAGTTGAGATCACAGGGAAATTGAATCCCGGTGTGACAGCCAAAGACATCACTATGGCCGTGATTGGCGAAACGGGCACCGCTGGCGGTACTGGTTATGTGATCGAATATTGTGGCGAAGCCATTCGCGCCCTTTCTATGGAAGGCCGTATGACTGTCTGTAATATGGCCATCGAAGGCGGCGCGCGCGCAGGTATGATAGCGCCCGACCAAACAACGTTTGACTATGTCAAAGGCCGCCCACATGCACCCAAAGGCGCACAGTTCGACGATGCTCTGGCGTGGTGGAAAACGCTCTATTCGGACGATGAGGCGCATTTCGACAAGGTCATCACACTTAAGGCCGAAGATATTCAGCCTGTTGTGACATGGGGAACTTCGCCCGAAGACGTGTTGCCAATCACGGCCACCGTGCCGTTCCCGTCGGATTTCACCGGTGGCAAAGTTGACGCCGTTGCGCGCTCACTGGAGTACATGGGCCTCACGCCTGGTATGAAATTGACCGACATTGAAATCGACACAGTATTCATTGGCTCCTGTACCAATGGCCGGATCGAAGATTTGCGCGCTGTTGCTGGCGTGGTCAAAGGCAAGAAAATTAAAGAAGGTATGCGGGCGATGATCGTTCCGGGTTCCGGCCTCGTGCGGGCACAAGCCGAAGAAGAGGGCCTTGCGGCTATCTTCACGGACGCTGGTTTTGAATGGCGTTTGGCTGGTTGTTCCATGTGTTTGGCGATGAACCCTGATCAGCTTTCGGATGGTGAACGCTGTGCGGCAACATCCAACCGCAATTTCGAAGGTCGTCAGGGCCGTGGTGGGCGTACCCATCTCGTGTCTCCAGCTATGGCAGCCGCCGCTGCTTTGACTGGTAAATTGACCGACATCCGCGACCTTATTTAAGAGGAATACCCTAAATGGAAAAGTTCGAAAAACTGACCGGAATCGCGGCGCCAATGCCGTTGATCAATATCGATACTGATATGATCATCCCAAAAGTATTCCTGAAAACGATTAATCGCACGGGGCTTGGCGTCAATTTGTTCGCCGAAATGCGCTATAATAACGACGGCTCTGAAAAGGCGGATTTTGTGCTGAACAATCCCGCCTATCGGGACGCGGAAATCCTTATTGCGGGCGACAACTTTGGGTGTGGCTCGTCGCGGGAGCACGCGCCTTGGGCGATCAAAGATTTCGGAATTCGGTGTGTTATTTCCACAAGCCTTGCGGATATTTTCTTCAGCAATTGCTTCAAAAACGGAATTTTGCCGATCATCCTCCCCAAGGAGCAAGTTGACATGTTGATGGGGGATGCTGGCAACGGCGCGAACGCACGCATGACTGTAGACCTTGAAGCGCAAGAGATCACGATGTCGGATGGAACGGTTGTTCCCTTTGATGTTGACGCCTTTAAAAAGCAATGTTTGCTCGAAGGTCTGGATGACATCAGCCTAACTTTGGCCAAAGAAGCGGCGATTGATTCTTTCGAATCTGCCGCCGCGATCTCTCGCCCTTGGGTATAACCCTAGGCGGAC
This Falsihalocynthiibacter arcticus DNA region includes the following protein-coding sequences:
- the leuC gene encoding 3-isopropylmalate dehydratase large subunit — translated: MSAKTLYDKIWDAHVAQVDEDGTTLLYIDRHLVHEVTSPQAFEGLRLTNRKVRAPDKTIAVPDHNVPTTLDRAKGIENEESRIQVDALDKNAKDFGIHYYPVSDVRQGIVHIVGPEQGWTLPGMTVVCGDSHTATHGAFGALAHGIGTSEVEHVLATQTLIQQKSKNMKVEITGKLNPGVTAKDITMAVIGETGTAGGTGYVIEYCGEAIRALSMEGRMTVCNMAIEGGARAGMIAPDQTTFDYVKGRPHAPKGAQFDDALAWWKTLYSDDEAHFDKVITLKAEDIQPVVTWGTSPEDVLPITATVPFPSDFTGGKVDAVARSLEYMGLTPGMKLTDIEIDTVFIGSCTNGRIEDLRAVAGVVKGKKIKEGMRAMIVPGSGLVRAQAEEEGLAAIFTDAGFEWRLAGCSMCLAMNPDQLSDGERCAATSNRNFEGRQGRGGRTHLVSPAMAAAAALTGKLTDIRDLI
- the leuD gene encoding 3-isopropylmalate dehydratase small subunit produces the protein MEKFEKLTGIAAPMPLINIDTDMIIPKVFLKTINRTGLGVNLFAEMRYNNDGSEKADFVLNNPAYRDAEILIAGDNFGCGSSREHAPWAIKDFGIRCVISTSLADIFFSNCFKNGILPIILPKEQVDMLMGDAGNGANARMTVDLEAQEITMSDGTVVPFDVDAFKKQCLLEGLDDISLTLAKEAAIDSFESAAAISRPWV